Proteins found in one Nostoc sp. NIES-3756 genomic segment:
- a CDS encoding choice-of-anchor I family protein, translating into MALTVGSIAFVGFNADGSDNIAFVALTDINPGELIIFEDNEWNGTSFNDTNEGAFSWTATSLVPAGTIVRIDNIGSGSITANTGTVVTPVSGRGSNRGIAADNEAIYVYQGSATSPTFITAIANSGFTPTTGLLTNTGLTVGVNALDLSTVDTGADIAAYVGTRGGQANFSDYLSLINNAANWITQDAAGDQSADNIAPDLPFSSVAFTVGSGTPSVNLSVSSNTGSEADQTVITVTVTASSAVVNQQTVAIGVSGTGITAGDYTLSNTTITIPDGQTSASVTFTVVDDVLVEGTETAVLAISNPSAGIALGNTTTQNITITDNESPAVPTVSITATDASASESSTTVNTGSFTITRTGDTTAALTVTYTIGGTATNGSDYNSLTGSVVIPAGQTSATITITPVNDGTTEGNETVTLTLVDGVSYDLGAASNATVNITDNTTGTLKKVGSFTSANGAEIPAFDPQSDRAFVVAGSTVEIYSVSNTGALTAAGSLNPGFTVSADNEIIPNSVAVKNGTVAVAYAIRNTTNNAQLPGRVSFFNAADGAFLNTVEVGYLPDMLTFTPDGTKVLTANEGEPNSYGRANSFDPEGSVSIINLANGVANATVQTAGFTTFNSQIDALKAAGVRIFGPGATVAQDLEPEYIAFSGDGTKAYVTLQENNALAILDIATATVTDIKPLGLKNHNQPTVIGLETYEFTNLPTLGTTAAGQDIPLGGFSGLTFEGYATNGNLKFITHTDRGPNGEPTGINRPFLLPDFAPEIIRFELNRTTGQLTITERIQLQDSTGKLLSGLPNTEISNNANQAFNDEVPVDLQCNILPRDRLGADLEGIVVAPDGTFWMVDEYRPSIYHFNSSGVLIDRFIPVGTSAAAGQPVGTFGKEVLPQVLGQRRQNRGFEAVAFQDGKVYAFVQSPLRNPETLSNGILNGLQNIRIVEFDPTTQTTRQFLYIMDNPPAVSATDTRADKIGDAVAIGNGEFLVLERDDDAIDSDSIEQIQKKIYRFSLADATDISSLPNVINGKTLDQMTLAELQTAGVKPIVKTLHVDLATAGYNTVEKIEGLTIIDRNTLAVVNDNDFTVAGITIDPTTGTFTPDPNAETPTLGLISLRDNSIDPSDRDNSINIRPVPVFGMYQPDAIASYTVNGQTYYITANEGDARDYTGFSEEIRVSDASYNLDDATFPTETTLKQNANLGRLNVTKATGDIDGDGDFDRIEAFGARSFSIWDSNGNQVFDSGDQLERITAAQVPSLFNSDGSFTSPNFDTRSDNKGPEPEGLVVGVINNRTYAFIGLERTGDVIVYEITDPTKPQFIEYINTPEDFAPEGLTFISAADSPTGKPLLVIANEVSRTVAVFEVTPPVRISDIQGTSHISPFNGQGVRNVQGIVSAIASNGFYIQDPNPDDNIATSEGIFIFTGSNSPILNARRVGEAVLVSGTVSEFRPGGSANNLTVTQIGNNNSVQSLSVSAWTTAPTTTITPTVLGNGGRTIPTQVINNDFASQGNVETGGDFDPVNEGIDFYESVEGMLVQVNNPVATSPTGNFGSSEEIWVLADNGANATNRTSRGGSLITASDFNPERIQIDDLINGAITLPSVNVGAQLSTITGVVSYDFNNYEVLTASAPTVVQPSPLQKEVTNLTGSATQLTVATFNVENLDPGDGAGKFNALAAAIVNNLSSPDIISLEEIQDNNGAINDSVVDANVTFQALIDAIAKAGGPTYQYRQINPVDDQDGGEPGGNIRVGFLFNPNRVGFVAGSLQRLTDTNLADGDAFASSRKPLVGRFTFNGQQITVVGNHFNSKGGDQPLFGPNQPPTLSSEVQRNQQATIVKNYVQAILASNPNANVIVAGDLNDFEFSQPLTILESAGLNTLIETLPENERYTYNFQGNAQTLDHILTSNNLLSLLDGFDVVHINSEFADQISDHDPVIAQFNIEAGITLNGGNGQDTLNGRAGDDNINGGNGNDTLFGNRGNDSLLGSNGDDILWGGAGVDTLNGGFGDDILIGGLGNDILTGSRGIDRFVYNNINEGTDTITDFYASEEILDLRGVFQSLGVSSVTSDFLRFTQSSRNTLVQIDQNGALGGADFNTLVTLERVNANDLGIGTNVLV; encoded by the coding sequence ATGGCATTAACAGTGGGAAGCATTGCCTTTGTTGGGTTTAACGCAGATGGCAGTGACAATATTGCGTTTGTCGCCCTAACTGACATTAATCCCGGCGAATTGATTATTTTTGAGGACAACGAGTGGAACGGTACTAGCTTTAACGACACCAACGAAGGCGCATTTAGTTGGACAGCAACAAGTCTAGTTCCGGCTGGTACGATTGTACGAATTGATAATATTGGCTCAGGTAGTATTACTGCCAACACTGGGACTGTTGTTACACCTGTATCTGGACGGGGAAGCAATCGCGGGATTGCTGCTGATAACGAGGCGATTTATGTTTATCAAGGTAGTGCTACCTCTCCTACATTTATTACTGCGATCGCCAACAGTGGATTTACTCCTACAACTGGATTGTTGACGAATACAGGCTTAACTGTGGGAGTCAATGCCCTTGATTTATCAACAGTTGATACAGGAGCAGATATTGCCGCCTACGTAGGGACTCGCGGTGGACAAGCGAATTTTAGTGATTACCTTTCGTTGATCAATAATGCAGCGAATTGGATTACTCAGGATGCAGCTGGTGATCAGAGTGCTGATAATATTGCCCCCGATTTGCCTTTTAGCTCTGTTGCCTTTACTGTTGGTTCTGGTACTCCCTCTGTTAATCTTTCTGTCAGCTCGAATACAGGCTCGGAGGCTGATCAAACAGTTATCACCGTCACTGTTACCGCTTCTAGCGCAGTTGTAAACCAACAAACTGTAGCCATTGGGGTTTCAGGTACTGGGATTACTGCGGGTGATTACACTCTAAGCAACACAACTATCACAATTCCTGATGGGCAAACTTCCGCTTCTGTCACCTTCACTGTTGTGGATGATGTGTTGGTTGAAGGCACAGAAACGGCTGTTCTGGCAATTAGCAATCCTTCTGCTGGTATTGCTCTGGGAAATACCACGACTCAAAACATCACCATTACAGATAATGAGAGTCCAGCCGTCCCTACGGTAAGCATTACAGCAACTGATGCCAGTGCCTCAGAATCTAGCACCACAGTCAATACGGGCAGTTTCACTATCACCCGCACTGGAGACACTACCGCCGCACTGACGGTAACTTATACCATTGGCGGCACGGCAACCAATGGTAGTGACTACAACAGCTTAACAGGTTCCGTAGTAATTCCCGCAGGACAAACATCGGCAACAATCACCATTACTCCGGTTAACGATGGCACAACTGAAGGTAACGAAACTGTAACTTTAACTTTAGTGGATGGAGTCAGTTACGACTTGGGTGCAGCCAGCAATGCTACCGTCAACATTACCGACAATACAACAGGCACACTTAAGAAAGTTGGTAGCTTTACTAGTGCTAACGGGGCAGAAATTCCTGCCTTTGACCCCCAGAGCGATCGCGCCTTTGTAGTGGCAGGTAGTACTGTCGAAATCTACAGCGTTAGTAATACCGGAGCGTTGACAGCCGCAGGTAGCCTAAATCCTGGGTTTACTGTGTCTGCGGATAACGAAATTATTCCCAACAGCGTGGCAGTTAAAAATGGGACAGTGGCTGTAGCCTATGCTATTCGCAACACTACAAATAACGCCCAACTCCCTGGACGAGTTAGCTTCTTTAATGCGGCTGATGGTGCTTTCTTGAACACCGTGGAAGTGGGCTACTTACCAGATATGCTCACCTTTACCCCCGATGGTACAAAGGTGTTAACAGCAAATGAAGGGGAACCCAACAGCTACGGACGAGCCAATTCTTTCGATCCAGAAGGGTCAGTCAGTATTATTAACTTGGCAAATGGCGTTGCCAATGCCACAGTGCAAACTGCTGGCTTCACTACCTTCAATAGTCAAATTGATGCCCTAAAAGCAGCAGGTGTGCGGATTTTTGGCCCGGGTGCTACCGTCGCTCAAGATTTAGAACCCGAATACATCGCCTTTTCAGGAGATGGGACAAAGGCTTATGTGACATTGCAAGAAAATAATGCCTTGGCGATTTTAGATATTGCTACGGCAACTGTCACCGACATCAAGCCTTTGGGATTGAAGAACCACAATCAACCTACCGTTATTGGGTTAGAAACCTACGAGTTTACCAATCTACCCACCCTTGGCACTACCGCCGCCGGACAGGATATTCCTCTGGGTGGCTTCTCTGGTTTGACCTTTGAAGGTTATGCCACTAATGGCAACTTGAAGTTCATCACCCACACTGATCGAGGCCCCAACGGCGAACCGACCGGAATTAACCGTCCGTTCCTGTTACCCGACTTTGCACCAGAAATTATCAGGTTTGAGCTTAACCGCACTACCGGACAATTGACTATCACTGAGCGGATTCAGCTTCAGGATTCAACAGGTAAATTACTGTCTGGTCTGCCTAATACGGAGATTAGCAACAATGCTAACCAAGCCTTCAACGATGAAGTTCCGGTTGATCTCCAGTGTAATATCTTACCCCGCGATCGCCTTGGTGCTGACTTGGAAGGTATTGTTGTCGCTCCTGATGGGACATTCTGGATGGTGGATGAGTACCGCCCATCCATCTATCACTTCAACAGCAGTGGGGTATTGATTGACCGCTTTATCCCCGTTGGTACGTCAGCCGCAGCCGGGCAACCTGTCGGTACTTTTGGTAAAGAAGTATTGCCACAAGTGCTGGGTCAACGTCGTCAAAACCGGGGCTTTGAAGCAGTTGCTTTTCAAGATGGTAAGGTTTATGCCTTTGTTCAAAGCCCACTCCGCAATCCTGAAACCCTGAGCAATGGGATTCTCAATGGGTTGCAAAATATCCGCATTGTGGAGTTTGACCCGACAACTCAAACCACGCGCCAATTCCTCTACATCATGGATAACCCGCCTGCGGTAAGTGCTACCGATACCCGTGCCGACAAAATTGGGGATGCAGTGGCGATTGGGAATGGTGAGTTTTTAGTACTGGAACGAGATGATGATGCGATTGACAGCGACTCCATAGAGCAAATCCAGAAGAAAATCTATCGCTTCAGTCTGGCGGATGCTACCGATATCTCCAGTCTGCCAAATGTGATCAATGGTAAGACATTGGATCAGATGACGCTGGCAGAACTGCAAACCGCAGGTGTAAAACCCATCGTCAAGACGCTGCACGTAGACTTGGCAACCGCAGGCTACAACACAGTAGAGAAAATCGAAGGGTTAACCATCATTGATCGCAATACTCTAGCAGTTGTTAACGATAATGATTTCACCGTTGCCGGCATCACCATCGACCCGACGACGGGAACCTTTACCCCTGACCCGAATGCAGAAACTCCTACTCTGGGATTGATTAGTCTGCGAGATAATAGCATCGACCCCAGCGATCGCGATAACAGCATTAACATTCGCCCCGTACCTGTATTCGGGATGTATCAACCGGATGCGATCGCTAGCTATACAGTTAATGGGCAAACCTACTACATCACCGCCAATGAAGGCGATGCCCGTGATTATACTGGCTTTAGTGAAGAAATAAGGGTTAGTGATGCTAGCTATAACCTTGATGATGCCACTTTCCCGACAGAAACAACGCTGAAACAAAACGCCAATCTGGGACGGCTAAATGTCACCAAAGCTACAGGTGATATCGATGGAGATGGTGATTTTGATCGGATCGAAGCCTTTGGTGCGCGATCGTTCTCCATTTGGGATAGCAACGGCAACCAGGTATTTGATAGCGGCGACCAGCTAGAACGGATTACTGCTGCCCAAGTGCCTAGTTTGTTTAACTCTGATGGTAGCTTTACCTCTCCTAATTTTGATACCCGTAGCGATAATAAAGGGCCTGAACCGGAAGGCCTTGTGGTTGGTGTAATTAATAATCGCACCTACGCTTTCATCGGGTTAGAACGCACAGGTGATGTGATTGTTTACGAAATCACCGACCCAACTAAACCCCAATTTATTGAATATATCAACACTCCAGAAGATTTTGCCCCTGAGGGTTTAACCTTTATCTCGGCTGCTGATAGTCCCACAGGAAAACCATTGTTGGTGATAGCGAACGAAGTTAGTAGAACTGTGGCGGTATTTGAAGTTACACCACCCGTTCGTATTAGTGATATTCAAGGCACTAGCCACATTTCCCCCTTCAATGGGCAAGGTGTGAGAAATGTTCAGGGTATTGTGAGTGCGATCGCATCCAACGGCTTCTACATTCAAGACCCTAATCCCGACGACAACATAGCAACTTCCGAAGGGATTTTTATCTTTACTGGTAGTAACTCCCCTATACTCAACGCCCGGAGAGTGGGAGAAGCCGTCTTGGTAAGTGGCACAGTTTCCGAGTTTCGCCCAGGTGGTAGTGCCAACAATTTGACCGTTACGCAAATCGGCAATAATAACAGTGTGCAATCCCTGAGTGTGAGTGCTTGGACAACTGCACCTACTACAACCATTACCCCGACTGTCTTGGGTAATGGCGGCAGGACAATACCAACTCAGGTAATTAACAACGACTTTGCCAGCCAAGGCAATGTGGAAACGGGGGGAGACTTCGATCCAGTTAATGAAGGTATCGACTTCTACGAAAGCGTGGAAGGAATGCTAGTTCAGGTTAACAATCCAGTGGCTACTTCCCCGACTGGCAACTTTGGTTCCTCGGAAGAAATTTGGGTACTAGCTGACAATGGGGCAAACGCCACCAACCGCACATCTCGCGGTGGTAGTTTGATTACAGCAAGTGACTTCAACCCAGAACGGATTCAAATTGATGACTTGATCAATGGGGCTATCACCTTGCCGAGTGTGAATGTAGGGGCGCAACTCAGCACGATTACAGGTGTAGTCAGTTACGATTTTAATAATTACGAAGTACTGACTGCATCCGCCCCAACGGTGGTACAGCCATCGCCACTGCAAAAAGAAGTCACAAACCTAACTGGTAGCGCCACTCAATTAACTGTCGCCACCTTCAACGTCGAAAACCTCGACCCTGGTGATGGTGCAGGGAAGTTTAACGCCTTAGCAGCCGCAATCGTCAATAATTTGTCATCGCCTGACATCATCAGTTTAGAGGAAATTCAGGACAACAATGGAGCAATCAATGACAGTGTAGTTGATGCTAACGTCACCTTCCAAGCATTGATTGATGCGATCGCTAAAGCTGGCGGCCCCACCTACCAATATCGGCAAATCAATCCTGTCGATGACCAAGACGGGGGAGAACCAGGGGGTAACATTCGTGTGGGTTTCCTGTTCAACCCTAATCGTGTGGGGTTTGTGGCAGGTTCCTTACAACGTTTAACGGATACCAACTTGGCAGATGGAGATGCCTTCGCCAGTAGCCGCAAACCATTGGTGGGTAGGTTCACCTTTAATGGTCAACAAATTACAGTTGTAGGAAATCACTTTAATTCCAAAGGTGGTGATCAACCCCTATTTGGCCCTAACCAACCGCCCACCCTCAGCAGTGAAGTTCAACGTAATCAGCAAGCTACCATTGTCAAGAACTATGTTCAGGCTATTCTAGCAAGCAATCCCAACGCTAATGTAATTGTGGCGGGTGATTTAAATGACTTTGAGTTTTCTCAACCCCTGACTATTTTAGAAAGTGCAGGGTTAAATACTCTCATTGAAACCTTGCCAGAGAATGAGCGTTATACCTACAACTTCCAAGGTAATGCCCAAACGCTAGACCACATCTTGACTAGTAACAATCTCTTATCCTTACTAGATGGCTTTGATGTGGTTCACATCAACTCTGAGTTTGCCGATCAAATCAGCGACCATGATCCGGTAATTGCCCAATTCAATATCGAGGCAGGTATCACCTTAAATGGTGGTAATGGTCAAGATACTCTCAATGGTAGAGCCGGTGATGACAATATTAACGGTGGCAATGGCAATGATACACTGTTTGGCAACCGAGGAAATGATAGCTTACTTGGTAGCAATGGTGACGATATCTTGTGGGGTGGTGCTGGTGTTGATACCCTCAACGGCGGTTTTGGTGATGATATCCTGATTGGTGGATTGGGCAACGACATCCTCACGGGTAGTAGGGGTATAGACCGCTTTGTCTACAACAACATCAATGAAGGAACGGACACAATCACTGATTTCTACGCCAGTGAAGAAATTCTTGATTTACGTGGTGTGTTTCAATCCTTGGGTGTTTCTTCTGTTACTAGCGACTTCTTGCGATTCACACAATCTAGTAGAAATACTCTAGTACAGATTGACCAGAACGGTGCATTGGGTGGGGCGGATTTCAACACATTGGTAACTCTGGAAAGAGTGAATGCTAATGATTTAGGGATCGGTACAAACGTGCTGGTGTAA